One region of Clostridiales bacterium genomic DNA includes:
- a CDS encoding ABC transporter ATP-binding protein, whose translation MIKANGIYKSFNGGEPILKDVSVDIADGEFAVILGASGSGKSTLLSVLSGLEKMDSGTVFCDGQELSAMTDKQLTFFRRKSVGFIFQQYYLLEHMNVENNVRLGADLASNKDYRETIAAVGLADRLKAKPSELSGGEQQRVCIARALAKNPRVLFSDEPTGALDEQTGRSVLDYMIKLKRERGFTMVMVTHNRNIAETADTVIKMNSGRIVEVTKNSVVKSAYDIEW comes from the coding sequence ATGATAAAAGCCAACGGGATATATAAATCGTTCAATGGCGGCGAGCCGATATTAAAGGACGTTTCGGTCGATATTGCGGACGGCGAGTTCGCCGTCATTCTCGGCGCGTCAGGTTCGGGTAAGTCCACGCTTTTGTCCGTGCTTTCGGGGCTGGAAAAGATGGACAGCGGCACCGTGTTCTGCGACGGGCAGGAGCTTTCGGCTATGACCGATAAACAGCTCACTTTTTTCCGCCGTAAGTCGGTCGGGTTCATATTTCAGCAATATTACTTGCTCGAACACATGAACGTGGAAAACAACGTGCGGCTGGGTGCGGACCTTGCGAGTAATAAAGACTACCGCGAAACGATAGCCGCCGTAGGGCTTGCTGACAGGCTTAAAGCTAAGCCTAGCGAGCTTTCGGGCGGGGAACAGCAACGCGTGTGCATTGCTCGCGCGCTCGCCAAAAATCCGCGCGTGCTTTTCTCCGACGAGCCGACGGGCGCGCTCGACGAGCAAACGGGGCGGAGCGTACTCGATTATATGATAAAGCTCAAGCGCGAGCGTGGCTTTACCATGGTAATGGTTACGCATAACCGCAATATAGCCGAAACCGCCGACACCGTAATAAAAATGAACAGCGGAAGGATCGTCGAGGTAACGAAAAATTCGGTCGTAAAATCGGCGTATGACATCGAGTGGTGA